A DNA window from Streptomyces canus contains the following coding sequences:
- a CDS encoding cation diffusion facilitator family transporter, translating into MSASGGTKAIVAALGANLAIAASKFVAFAFSGSSSMLAEGVHSLADSGNQFLLLVGGKKAQREATPQHPFGYGRERYIYAFLVSIVLFSVGGMFAVYEGYEKIKHPHEIEHWYWPVGVLVFAIIAEGFSFRTAIKESNPLRGDLSWKEFVRRAKAPELPVVLLEDFGALVGLVLALGGVGLALLTGDGVWDGIGTLCIGILLILIALVLAAETKSLLLGEAAGIEAVHKIEAAIVDGHTVTGIIHMRTLHLGPEELLIAAKIAVQHDDTAAEVASAINAAESRIREAVPIARVIYLEPDIYSETEAAKGADREATPGGPAQQPAPGH; encoded by the coding sequence ATGAGCGCGTCAGGCGGAACCAAGGCGATCGTGGCGGCACTCGGCGCCAACCTCGCGATCGCGGCATCGAAGTTCGTGGCGTTCGCGTTCAGCGGCTCCTCGTCGATGCTCGCCGAGGGCGTGCACTCCCTCGCCGACTCCGGAAACCAGTTCCTGCTGCTCGTCGGCGGCAAGAAGGCCCAACGCGAGGCCACCCCGCAACACCCCTTCGGGTACGGCCGCGAGCGCTACATCTATGCCTTCCTGGTCTCCATCGTCCTCTTCTCGGTCGGCGGCATGTTCGCCGTCTACGAGGGCTACGAGAAGATCAAGCACCCCCACGAGATCGAGCACTGGTACTGGCCGGTGGGCGTCCTCGTCTTCGCGATCATCGCCGAGGGCTTCTCCTTCCGGACGGCCATCAAGGAGTCCAACCCGCTGCGGGGCGACCTCTCCTGGAAGGAGTTCGTGCGCCGCGCCAAGGCACCCGAGCTCCCGGTCGTCCTCCTGGAGGACTTCGGCGCGCTCGTCGGCCTGGTCCTCGCCCTCGGCGGTGTCGGCCTGGCCCTGCTCACCGGCGACGGCGTCTGGGACGGCATCGGCACCCTCTGCATCGGCATCCTGCTCATCCTGATCGCCCTCGTCCTGGCGGCGGAGACCAAGTCCCTGCTGCTCGGCGAGGCCGCCGGCATCGAGGCGGTCCACAAGATCGAGGCCGCGATCGTCGACGGCCACACCGTCACCGGCATCATCCACATGCGCACACTCCACCTCGGCCCCGAGGAACTGCTCATCGCCGCCAAGATCGCCGTCCAGCACGACGACACGGCCGCCGAGGTCGCCTCTGCGATCAACGCCGCCGAGTCCCGCATCCGCGAGGCCGTGCCGATCGCCCGCGTCATCTACCTGGAGCCGGACATCTACAGCGAGACCGAGGCCGCCAAGGGCGCCGACCGGGAGGCGACCCCCGGGGGACCTGCACAGCAGCCGGCGCCCGGCCACTGA
- a CDS encoding DUF5719 family protein, producing the protein MNRTTVSLIAGTAALAAVTGFATLSSPQAAGTARTAAELPVERTSLLCPAPSTSDIAETSYTSFTPVTKDAGSGGKAELQAAAEESSDGKSAGKKASKPVLDPEEPGKPATGETSGGDAQALVGTAEGKFAPGWTVQETTKVAAGSGRGLQGVNCSAPDTEFWFPGASTAADRTDYVHLTNPDDSAAVVDIELYGKDGALDSTLGEGITVAPHSSDPILLSTLTEEKQENLTVHVNVRSGRVGAAVQALDDKLGGDWLAASTDPSGSLVLPGIPKDATAVRLVAFTPSDSDADLKVQLASPSGLITPAGNETLHVKAGMTASADLGDVTRGEAGSLVLTPTDASVPVVAALRVVRGKGDNQETAFIPATRPVGTRATVADNSAKGSTLSLTAPTRAATVKVTASAGSEGGEAVSKTFTLKAGTTENVEAPTPTGLKGTYALTVEHVSGGPVYGARTLAATADGVPGFTIQALPDDRGMVAVPEADQDLSVLQK; encoded by the coding sequence GTGAACCGCACCACCGTGTCCCTCATCGCCGGCACCGCCGCGCTCGCTGCCGTCACCGGGTTCGCCACGCTCAGCTCACCGCAGGCCGCCGGCACCGCCAGGACGGCCGCCGAGCTGCCCGTGGAGCGCACCAGCCTGCTGTGTCCGGCGCCGAGCACCTCCGACATAGCGGAGACGTCGTACACGTCCTTCACGCCCGTCACCAAGGACGCGGGCAGTGGCGGCAAGGCCGAACTCCAGGCGGCCGCCGAGGAGTCGTCGGACGGCAAGAGCGCGGGCAAGAAGGCCTCCAAGCCGGTCCTCGACCCCGAGGAGCCCGGCAAACCCGCCACCGGAGAGACCTCCGGCGGTGACGCGCAGGCCCTCGTCGGCACCGCCGAGGGGAAGTTCGCGCCCGGCTGGACCGTCCAGGAGACCACGAAGGTCGCCGCGGGCTCCGGACGCGGGCTGCAGGGCGTCAACTGCTCCGCCCCCGACACCGAGTTCTGGTTCCCGGGCGCGAGCACGGCCGCCGACCGCACCGACTACGTCCATCTGACCAACCCCGACGACTCCGCCGCCGTCGTCGACATCGAGCTCTACGGCAAGGACGGCGCCCTGGACTCCACGCTGGGGGAGGGCATCACCGTCGCGCCGCACTCCAGCGACCCGATCCTGCTGTCCACGCTCACCGAGGAGAAGCAGGAGAACCTCACCGTCCATGTGAACGTCCGCAGCGGGCGCGTGGGCGCGGCCGTGCAGGCTCTGGACGACAAGCTCGGCGGCGACTGGCTGGCCGCGTCGACGGACCCGTCCGGCAGCCTGGTGCTGCCCGGTATCCCGAAGGACGCCACCGCCGTACGCCTGGTCGCCTTCACGCCCAGCGACTCCGACGCAGACCTGAAGGTGCAGCTCGCGTCCCCCTCCGGCCTGATCACCCCCGCCGGGAACGAGACGCTGCACGTGAAGGCGGGCATGACCGCCTCGGCCGACCTCGGCGACGTCACACGTGGGGAGGCCGGTTCGCTGGTCCTGACCCCCACCGACGCATCCGTGCCGGTGGTCGCCGCCCTGCGGGTCGTCCGCGGCAAGGGCGACAACCAGGAGACGGCCTTCATCCCGGCCACGCGTCCGGTCGGCACGCGCGCGACGGTCGCCGACAACAGCGCCAAGGGCAGCACGCTCTCGCTGACCGCCCCCACCCGGGCGGCCACCGTCAAGGTCACGGCGTCGGCGGGCAGCGAGGGCGGTGAGGCCGTCTCGAAGACGTTCACCCTCAAGGCGGGAACCACAGAGAACGTGGAAGCCCCCACCCCGACCGGCCTCAAGGGCACGTACGCCCTCACGGTCGAGCATGTCTCAGGGGGCCCGGTCTACGGCGCCCGCACCCTGGCGGCCACCGCGGACGGAGTGCCGGGCTTCACCATCCAGGCTCTCCCGGACGACCGGGGCATGGTGGCGGTGCCGGAGGCGGACCAGGACCTGTCGGTGCTGCAGAAGTAG
- a CDS encoding metallopeptidase family protein produces the protein MDNPVPPRATGPGPRRRDRHGRGMRGPIAPPQVPLAASRAEAFADLVQDSVERLERRWPQLADIDFLVLEVPRLDGQSWNDEAVPLGGTIPAREGRPARVVVYRRPVEIRTKGRDERAALVHEIVVEQVAELLGLTPETVDPRYGED, from the coding sequence ATGGACAACCCCGTACCGCCCCGCGCCACCGGCCCCGGGCCCCGCCGCCGTGATCGCCACGGCCGAGGCATGCGCGGCCCGATCGCCCCGCCGCAGGTGCCCCTCGCCGCGAGCCGAGCCGAGGCGTTCGCGGACCTGGTGCAGGACTCCGTGGAGCGCCTGGAGCGGCGCTGGCCACAGCTCGCCGACATCGATTTCCTGGTCCTGGAGGTGCCTCGGCTGGACGGGCAGTCCTGGAACGACGAGGCGGTGCCGCTCGGCGGGACGATTCCGGCGCGTGAGGGACGCCCCGCGCGCGTGGTCGTCTACCGGCGGCCGGTGGAGATCCGCACCAAGGGCCGCGACGAGCGGGCGGCGCTGGTGCACGAGATCGTCGTGGAGCAGGTGGCCGAGCTGCTGGGGCTCACTCCGGAGACGGTGGATCCGCGGTACGGCGAGGACTGA
- the manA gene encoding mannose-6-phosphate isomerase, class I: MDRLDNTIRPYAWGSATAIPELLGVRPTGEPQAEMWMGAHPGAPSRTGRGTLVEVIAADPAKELGAEAVAKFGPRLPFLLKILAAGAPLSLQVHPDLAQAKEGYDDEERRGIPVGAGHRNYKDANHKPELICALTEFDGLCGFREPARAAELLDALGVDSLKPYVDLLHARPEEAALREVLTAVLTADRAEMAHTVTEAAAACARLGGDHAPYADIAHHYPGDPGVIAAMLLNHVRLQPGEALFLGAGIPHAYLSGLGVEIMANSDNVLRCGLTPKHVDVPELLRIVRFEAADPGVLRPEASPDGEEVYETPIDEFRLSRYVLPEGGATHDLTRPTPQILLCTAGSVRAGEHELRPGQSVFVPAGEKAEVSGTGTVFRATVIV, encoded by the coding sequence ATGGACCGCCTCGACAACACCATCCGCCCCTACGCCTGGGGTTCCGCCACCGCCATCCCCGAACTCCTCGGCGTCCGGCCGACCGGTGAACCGCAGGCGGAGATGTGGATGGGCGCCCACCCGGGAGCCCCCTCACGCACCGGCCGGGGCACGCTCGTCGAGGTCATCGCCGCGGACCCGGCGAAGGAGCTCGGCGCCGAGGCCGTCGCCAAGTTCGGCCCCCGGCTGCCCTTCCTGCTCAAGATCCTCGCCGCGGGCGCCCCGCTCTCCCTCCAGGTGCACCCCGACCTCGCCCAGGCGAAAGAGGGTTACGACGACGAGGAGCGCCGCGGCATCCCCGTGGGCGCGGGCCACCGCAACTACAAGGACGCCAACCACAAGCCCGAACTGATCTGCGCGCTCACCGAGTTCGACGGCCTGTGCGGCTTCCGCGAGCCCGCGCGCGCGGCCGAACTGCTCGACGCGCTCGGCGTCGACTCCCTCAAGCCGTACGTCGACCTCCTGCACGCCCGCCCCGAGGAGGCGGCCCTGCGGGAGGTCCTGACGGCCGTCCTGACCGCCGACCGCGCGGAGATGGCCCACACGGTCACCGAGGCCGCGGCCGCCTGCGCCCGCCTCGGCGGCGACCACGCCCCGTACGCCGACATCGCCCACCACTATCCGGGCGACCCGGGCGTCATCGCGGCGATGCTCCTCAACCACGTCCGACTCCAGCCCGGCGAGGCCCTGTTCCTCGGCGCAGGCATCCCGCACGCCTACCTGAGCGGCCTCGGCGTCGAGATCATGGCCAACTCCGACAACGTCCTGCGCTGCGGCCTGACCCCCAAGCACGTCGACGTCCCCGAACTCCTGCGCATCGTCCGCTTCGAGGCCGCCGACCCGGGCGTTCTCCGTCCCGAGGCGTCCCCCGACGGCGAGGAGGTCTACGAGACCCCCATCGACGAGTTCCGGCTCTCCCGCTACGTCCTTCCCGAGGGCGGCGCCACCCACGACCTGACCCGCCCGACCCCGCAGATCCTGCTCTGCACGGCAGGTTCCGTGCGAGCCGGGGAACACGAACTGAGGCCTGGCCAGTCGGTGTTCGTACCGGCCGGCGAGAAGGCCGAGGTGTCCGGCACGGGCACGGTCTTCCGGGCGACGGTGATCGTGTGA
- a CDS encoding DUF3499 domain-containing protein, producing MSPVRRCSRTACGRPAVATLTYVYADSTAVLGPLATYAEPHCYDLCAEHSERLTAPRGWEVVRLLDASAPARPSGDDLEALANAVREAARPQERAAEAGGGARAADPMEVARRGHLRVLRSPDN from the coding sequence GTGAGCCCTGTACGTCGCTGTTCGCGCACCGCTTGCGGCCGTCCCGCCGTCGCGACGCTGACGTACGTCTACGCCGACTCGACCGCGGTCCTCGGCCCGCTCGCCACCTACGCCGAACCCCACTGCTACGACCTGTGTGCCGAGCACTCCGAGCGCCTCACCGCCCCGCGCGGCTGGGAGGTCGTCAGGCTCCTCGACGCCTCGGCCCCGGCCCGGCCCAGCGGGGACGACCTGGAAGCGCTTGCCAACGCCGTGCGCGAAGCGGCTCGTCCGCAGGAGCGCGCCGCCGAAGCCGGCGGCGGAGCTCGCGCGGCCGACCCGATGGAGGTCGCACGCCGCGGCCATCTGCGGGTCCTGCGCTCCCCCGACAACTGA
- a CDS encoding SIS domain-containing protein yields the protein MLDESLLDTPEALSEADRRGLLRGAAEAGARVRTAARHAAEAGVNDLKPDGRPRAVLIAGPGAAATCAADLLGTLAGAGSPVTRLAPAGVAPAAGALRWELPGWAGSVDLLLVATPDGTEPGLSLLADQAYRRGCTVVAVAPARTPLSEAVEGAHGLFVPMATAPYEQDTPLTASAPGVLWALLTPLLAILDRTGLLTAPPDTLEKIADRLDHIAERCGPAIATYSNPAKTLAAELADALPVIWTEGTSAGPAGRRFAAALAELSGRPALVSELPEALAAHSTLLAGPLAASADPDDFFRDRVEEAPALHARVVLLRDRPIGGLSAAPAARDLALSHDTPISELEPESGGEIETLAELIAVTDFAAVYLALASGA from the coding sequence ATGCTCGACGAATCGCTGCTAGACACCCCCGAGGCCCTCTCGGAGGCCGACCGCCGAGGGCTGCTCCGCGGCGCCGCAGAGGCCGGCGCCCGCGTCCGCACGGCAGCCCGGCACGCCGCCGAGGCGGGGGTGAACGACCTCAAGCCCGACGGCCGCCCCCGTGCCGTCCTCATCGCAGGGCCCGGCGCCGCCGCCACCTGCGCCGCCGACCTCCTCGGCACACTCGCCGGCGCCGGCAGCCCCGTCACCCGCCTCGCCCCCGCCGGAGTCGCCCCCGCCGCGGGCGCCCTTCGCTGGGAACTCCCCGGCTGGGCGGGCTCGGTCGACCTGCTTCTGGTCGCCACTCCCGACGGCACCGAACCAGGCCTGTCCCTCCTCGCGGACCAGGCCTACCGCCGCGGCTGCACGGTCGTCGCAGTGGCGCCCGCCCGCACCCCGCTCAGCGAGGCGGTCGAGGGCGCACACGGCCTGTTCGTGCCCATGGCCACGGCCCCGTACGAGCAGGACACACCCCTCACCGCATCCGCCCCCGGCGTCCTGTGGGCCCTGCTCACACCGCTCCTCGCGATCCTCGACCGCACCGGCCTGCTCACCGCCCCGCCCGACACGCTCGAGAAGATCGCCGACCGCCTCGACCACATCGCCGAGCGCTGCGGCCCCGCCATCGCGACCTACAGCAACCCGGCCAAGACCCTCGCCGCCGAACTCGCCGACGCGCTCCCGGTGATCTGGACCGAGGGCACCTCCGCGGGCCCCGCGGGCCGCCGTTTCGCCGCCGCCCTCGCCGAGCTCTCCGGCCGCCCCGCCCTCGTCTCGGAACTGCCCGAGGCCCTCGCCGCGCACAGCACCCTGCTCGCCGGGCCGCTGGCCGCCAGCGCAGACCCGGACGACTTCTTCCGCGACCGCGTCGAGGAAGCTCCCGCGCTGCACGCGCGCGTGGTGCTCCTTCGCGACCGTCCCATCGGCGGTCTCAGCGCGGCTCCGGCCGCCCGTGACCTGGCCCTCAGCCACGACACGCCGATCAGCGAGCTGGAACCGGAGTCCGGCGGCGAGATCGAGACCCTCGCGGAACTGATCGCCGTCACGGATTTCGCCGCCGTTTACCTGGCGCTCGCCTCGGGGGCCTGA
- a CDS encoding Trm112 family protein: MPLEAGLLEILACPACHAPLTEQDTELICTGQDCGLAYPVRDGIPVLLVDEARRPA, translated from the coding sequence ATGCCGCTCGAAGCCGGCCTCCTGGAGATCCTCGCCTGCCCGGCCTGCCACGCCCCCCTCACGGAGCAGGACACCGAGCTGATCTGCACAGGCCAGGACTGCGGCCTGGCATACCCGGTCCGCGACGGCATCCCCGTCCTCCTCGTCGACGAGGCCCGTCGCCCCGCGTGA
- a CDS encoding L-lactate permease has product MYVQELEPVAGSLGLSALVAALPLVIVLVLLGGVRVKAHLAGLTGLLAAALVARLAYGMPLGQTASSAAQGAAFGLFPILWIVVNALWVYRMTVRTRHFDILRRSFGRLSDDPRIQALVVAFCFGALLEALAGFGAPVAICSVMLVALGFDPVRAAIVALVANTAPVAFGAMGTPVVTLAQVTGLPLDDVASVVGRQTPLLALVVPLVLVFLVDGRRGLRETWVPALVCGIAFAVAQFAASNYVSAQLADIGAALAGAGALVAVPHVRVPADESVRASVLTGARSEDLDEADPRGEVLRAYAPYALIVVIFSVAQILAVKEWLAKATRTYDWPFLNVVNPDGDPVGGNVFAWPIVSTGGTLVLLAGVLTALVLGVHARVAIREWAATVHELRFAILTVTSVLALAYVMNLSGQAATIGHFVAAAGAGLAFLSPVLGWFGVAVSGSDTSANALFGALQVTAARESGLSPELLAAANSSGGVLGKMISPQNLTIACAAVGLAGREGDLLRKVLPWSLGLLLVMCLIVVGQSSPVLGWMLP; this is encoded by the coding sequence GTGTACGTCCAGGAACTCGAACCTGTCGCCGGCTCGCTCGGGCTGTCCGCCCTCGTCGCGGCCCTGCCCTTGGTGATCGTCCTCGTCCTGCTCGGCGGCGTCCGCGTGAAGGCGCACCTGGCGGGCCTCACCGGCCTCCTGGCGGCCGCTCTGGTCGCCCGGCTCGCCTACGGCATGCCGCTGGGCCAGACCGCCTCCAGCGCCGCACAGGGGGCCGCCTTCGGGCTCTTCCCCATCCTGTGGATCGTCGTCAACGCCCTGTGGGTGTACCGGATGACCGTCCGCACCCGGCACTTCGACATCCTGCGCCGCTCCTTCGGCAGGCTGTCCGACGACCCGCGCATCCAGGCCCTCGTCGTCGCCTTCTGCTTCGGCGCGCTGCTGGAGGCCCTCGCCGGGTTCGGCGCACCGGTCGCGATCTGCTCGGTCATGCTCGTCGCCCTCGGCTTCGACCCGGTGCGCGCGGCGATTGTCGCGCTGGTCGCCAATACCGCCCCGGTGGCCTTCGGCGCGATGGGCACACCGGTCGTGACACTCGCGCAGGTCACCGGTCTGCCGTTGGACGACGTGGCGTCCGTGGTGGGCCGTCAGACGCCTTTGCTGGCCCTCGTGGTGCCCCTGGTGCTGGTCTTCCTGGTCGACGGCAGACGGGGCCTGCGAGAGACCTGGGTGCCCGCGCTGGTCTGCGGAATCGCCTTCGCCGTCGCCCAGTTCGCGGCCTCCAACTACGTTTCCGCGCAACTCGCCGACATCGGGGCCGCCTTGGCCGGCGCGGGCGCTCTGGTCGCTGTACCGCACGTGCGCGTACCGGCCGACGAGTCCGTACGCGCGTCCGTGCTGACCGGCGCGCGCAGCGAGGACCTCGACGAGGCGGACCCGCGCGGCGAAGTCCTGCGCGCCTACGCCCCGTACGCGCTGATCGTCGTGATCTTCTCCGTCGCGCAGATCCTGGCCGTCAAGGAGTGGCTGGCGAAGGCGACCCGGACGTACGACTGGCCCTTCCTCAACGTCGTGAATCCCGACGGGGATCCGGTCGGCGGCAACGTCTTCGCCTGGCCGATCGTCTCCACCGGCGGCACCCTCGTGCTGCTCGCGGGCGTCCTGACGGCCCTCGTGCTCGGCGTGCACGCGCGCGTGGCGATCCGTGAATGGGCGGCGACGGTCCATGAGTTGAGGTTCGCGATCCTGACCGTGACGTCCGTGCTGGCGCTCGCGTATGTCATGAACCTCTCCGGACAGGCTGCCACCATCGGCCACTTCGTGGCGGCGGCGGGTGCCGGACTGGCCTTCCTGTCGCCGGTACTGGGCTGGTTCGGAGTGGCCGTCTCCGGTTCGGACACCTCGGCGAACGCGCTGTTCGGGGCGTTGCAGGTGACCGCCGCGCGGGAGTCCGGGCTCTCCCCGGAGCTGCTGGCCGCCGCCAACAGCTCGGGCGGGGTGCTCGGCAAGATGATCTCGCCACAGAACCTCACCATCGCGTGCGCGGCCGTCGGGCTCGCGGGCCGCGAGGGGGATCTGCTGCGCAAGGTGCTGCCCTGGAGCCTCGGACTGCTGCTGGTGATGTGCCTGATTGTGGTGGGACAGAGCTCACCGGTGCTGGGCTGGATGCTGCCCTGA
- a CDS encoding phosphomannomutase/phosphoglucomutase, producing the protein MAVADLSQLVKAYDVRGVVPDQWDETLAELFGAAFVQVTGASAIVTGHDMRPTSPGLSRAFARGAAARGVDVTEIGLCSTDQLYYASGALNLPGAMFTASHNPAQYNGIKMSRAGAAPVGQDTGLAEIRELVERWSEAGAPEAAEETGTITQRDTLDDYAAHLRSLVDLASIRPLKVVVDAGNGMGGHTVPTVFAGLPLDVVPMYFELDGTFPNHEANPLDPANIVDLQKRVREEGADLGIAFDGDADRCFVVDERGNPISPSAITALVASRELARHGGKGTVIHNLITSWSVPEVVKENGGTPVRTRVGHSFIKAEMARTGAIFGGEHSAHYYFKDFWNADTGMLAALHVLAALGGQEGPLSSLVAQYDRYVGSGEINSTVADQTDRLAAIKAVYEGQEGIQLDELDGLTVTTPDWWFNVRPSNTEPLLRLNAEARDEATTAKVRDEVLAIIRA; encoded by the coding sequence TTGGCCGTGGCTGATCTGTCACAGCTCGTGAAGGCGTACGACGTGCGCGGAGTCGTTCCCGACCAGTGGGACGAGACGCTGGCCGAGCTTTTCGGTGCCGCCTTCGTCCAGGTGACCGGGGCGAGCGCGATCGTTACCGGCCACGACATGCGGCCCACGTCCCCGGGTCTGTCGCGGGCCTTCGCGCGCGGAGCGGCCGCCCGCGGCGTGGACGTCACCGAGATCGGCCTGTGCTCGACCGACCAGCTGTACTACGCCTCCGGCGCGCTGAACCTGCCGGGCGCGATGTTCACGGCCTCCCACAACCCCGCCCAGTACAACGGCATCAAGATGTCCCGCGCGGGCGCGGCCCCGGTCGGCCAGGACACCGGCCTCGCCGAGATCCGCGAACTGGTAGAGCGGTGGAGCGAGGCGGGCGCCCCGGAAGCGGCCGAGGAGACCGGCACGATCACGCAGCGGGACACGCTGGACGACTACGCGGCCCACCTGCGCTCCCTCGTCGACCTGGCCTCCATCCGCCCCCTGAAGGTCGTCGTGGACGCGGGCAACGGCATGGGCGGCCACACCGTCCCGACGGTGTTCGCGGGCCTGCCCCTGGACGTCGTCCCGATGTACTTCGAACTGGACGGCACGTTCCCGAACCACGAGGCCAACCCCCTCGACCCGGCGAACATCGTCGACCTCCAGAAGCGGGTCCGCGAGGAGGGGGCCGACCTCGGCATCGCCTTCGACGGCGACGCCGACCGCTGCTTCGTCGTCGACGAGCGCGGCAACCCGATCTCCCCGTCCGCCATCACCGCCCTGGTGGCCTCCCGCGAGCTCGCCAGGCACGGCGGCAAGGGCACGGTCATCCACAACCTGATCACGTCCTGGTCGGTCCCGGAGGTCGTCAAGGAGAACGGCGGCACGCCGGTACGCACGCGCGTGGGCCACTCCTTCATCAAGGCCGAGATGGCGAGGACCGGCGCGATCTTCGGCGGCGAGCACTCGGCGCACTACTACTTCAAGGACTTCTGGAACGCGGACACGGGCATGCTGGCGGCCCTCCACGTCCTCGCCGCACTGGGCGGCCAGGAAGGCCCGCTCTCGTCCCTGGTGGCCCAGTACGACCGTTATGTCGGATCCGGTGAGATCAACTCCACGGTCGCCGACCAGACGGACCGCCTGGCCGCGATCAAGGCGGTCTACGAAGGCCAGGAGGGCATACAACTCGACGAACTCGACGGCCTCACGGTCACCACCCCCGACTGGTGGTTCAACGTCCGCCCCTCCAACACGGAACCCCTCCTGCGCCTCAACGCGGAGGCGAGGGACGAGGCGACGACGGCGAAGGTACGCGACGAGGTACTGGCGATCATCAGAGCCTGA